TCGAACTGCTCAACCGCGACTTCGGGCCGAAGATTGTCGAACGGGAATTGCCGCCGTTCTTCTGGATGATCCACAGCTTCTTCATGTTTGCCGGCTGTGTCCTGCTGGTCGCCGGACTCTATGCCGCACTGCATGGCTACACGGGCATCGTGGCTGGTCGGGCGACCGCCTGGATCGTGGGCGCCTGTTTCGCACTGCTCGGCTTCGCCTCGATGGGGACCGTCTGGGCGATGAAGGAATACTTCCAGACCGTGGAATTCGCCACGCCTGACACCGACGCCGAAAGGGAATCGCTCGAACACGAATTGCATCGGGTGGAACAGGCAATCGACCGCATCCTCCGCCGTGACGCCGCACAACAACTGCCGCCGTCACCGCCAGTGCAACCGGGGCCAGTGTCTGCGGCTACCGCTCAGCCTGTTCCCCCACCTGCGCCGCTGAGTGATGAAGAAATCATCCGACGCATTCGTCAACAGTTGACGGAGCTCGATCAGCACGAGCCGATCGGCCGCAAGATTGACGATTTGCGTCTGCGACTGAGCAGTCTGCGGCAGTCGCTGCAGGAACAGCAGCGGAACCTGGGCCGTGCCCGTCGTGACTGGACCGAAACGCTCCGCCGCATCGGACTCGCGGAAACGCTCAAGGTCTCGCAGGCGTTCGAGCAATGCCAGGTCATCACCGATGCCAAGCAGTTGCTGCGCGAGCAGGATTCTCGCAACGAGAAGGAAATCTATCAGCGTCAGGAACTGGACGCCTACTATCGGCAGATTCGGGAGCTGTCGACGAAACTCGAAGCTCATGACTTCCGCTTGAACGATCCTTATACGGCGCTCGCCGAATGGGACCGGGAACTCAAGCTGCAGGGAGAACGCCGACGCGAACGGACCCGACTGCGACAGACCGCCAAGGAAAAACGCCAGGAAGCCGCACAGCTCGTCGAGCGGATCGAACACATGCGTCGCGACCGGACGACGCTCCTCAAGCGGCTGGGTGTCGATGGACGGGACGAGATCATCCTCAAACTGGCCGCGATTGATGAACGCAACACGCTCGAACATCAGCTCAAGACGCTGACTCAGGAAATCCAGCAGTTGGCCGAAGCTGAACCGGAACTGGCCGTCGTTGAAGAGGATCTCATCAGCTACGACGAAACCCAGAACTTCGCCGCAATCGAACGCCTGCGAAACGAGATCGCGCAGTGCGAGGCATCAGTTCGCGGATCTCAGGATGGCATGGGACTGGTGAAACGCCAGCTCCGCGAGATCGAAGATGACCGCACCCTGAGTTCTCTGCGATTCGATCGCGAACAGGTGCTTCACTCGCTGCGCGAAGCGACCGAGAAATGGGCAGCCGTGAAACTGGCCGATCAAGTGCTCAATCATCTGCGGCATCGCATCGAACAGGAACGGCAGCCCCGCACTCTCCAGGACGCCTCTGATTACTTGCAGCGTTTCACCTGCGGAAAGTACACCCGCATCTGGACCCGGCTTGGGGAAAAGGCGCTGCTGGTCGACGACGAAAAAGGTCAGGCCTTCCGCGTCGAACAACTCAGCTCGGGTACCCGCGAACAGGTGTTCCTGTCCGTGCGTCTGGCGATGATCCGCGACTTTTCACGACAGGGGATCGAGCTGCCGATGGTCCTCGACGACGTGACGGTGAACTTCGACCAGACCCGAACGGAAGCGGCGGCCCGCACCTTGATGGAAGTCGCCGATCAGGGACAGCAGATCCTGCTGCTGACCTGTCATTTGCACTTTGCCCAGATCTTCCAGCAGAGAGGGCACGAACCGATCTGGCTTCCCGCCCTCCGTGCGGAGGCAGCGGTCGGTTGAAGGAAATCCATCGAGAGCGTCGCGGCTGAAGATCCTTCAGACAGAAACTTCTCGACGGTTGAAAGCGGTCATGACCAGCGAGCAGCAGACCGACAGCGACAGACCACCGGCGAGACGCTTGTCTCGCCGCCAGTGGCTGCTGGCGACCGTCTTGCTCCTCGCAGGCTCAAGCTGCGTCAGCACGCAGAATCAGGTGGCGCAGCTCCCGAGCCGCTACGAGATCGAATCGGGCGATCTCATCATCCGTTCGGACCTGAAGATCAAATCCGACCACCCGCTGATTGAAGAACTGCGGACGATTCAGCGGGATGTGGTGCAGACCTTGGCGCTGCCCAAGCCGCATCGCCCTGTCGTGATTCATCTCTTCAGCGACGAAGAACGTTACAGCCAGTACATGCAGGCCCGGCATCCGAATCTCCCGCCGCGCCGTGCCTTCTTCATTGGCTCGCCAACGGAGCTGGGGGTGTATGCTCACTGGAGTCCGAACGTCAACGAGGACCTGCGCCACGAATATACGCACGGCGTGCTGCATGCCTCGCTGCGAACGGTGCCCCTCTGGCTGGACGAAGGGTTGGCCGAGTACTACGAGACCGCACCCGGCTCGCCTCAGAGGATGCACCGCGAGCATACCCAGCGACTGGCGGTCGCCCTGAAGAACGGCTGGCGGCCTGACCTGGCGCGACTCGAAAAGATCGAAGAGGTCGCGCAAATGGGCCGGGCTGACTATCAGGAAGCCTGGGCCTGGGTGCATTACCTGCTCCACGATGCCCCCGGCGGGCAGGAATTGCTCGTCGAGTATTGCCGGGAACTCCGTAAGGCCGAGAAGCCGCCGCATTTCTACGATCAGGTTGCCAAGTCGTTTCCCGACGCCGATCTGCGACTGGCGTCGTACATCTCACTGTCGCTGACCGATCACGGCCGCGTCACCTGGGCATCGGGAGAAGCCCGTGTTGGCAAACCGGAAGTTCGACCAGAGTAGGGTCGCGGGGTCAGGAGCGGAGCGAATGGCCCCGACGAACGTCAAAGCGGCGTTCCAAACTCTCAAAGCTTCGCGAGTGCATGCGTGCTGCTGAAGCCATTGAATTCTAAGAGCGAGATTCGACTGCCTCGCCGAATTTCCATGGAGCGCGGGCAGGGCCATGCGCTTCGCTTCTGACTCTGGCACCCACCGGGTTCAAGCTATCATTCGATCTTCTTGAGCACCTTTTCAATCGACTGCCGCAGATCCCGCAGGCTCGTCGGTTGTTGCAGGACCACTCCCCGGGCGTGTGACGGCAACTTTTTTGCGAGCGACCGCTGTGCATCCGACAACACCGCCAGCACGGCGACCGGCTGGCCTTCTGTCAGCGACAGGGCTTGTGGGTAATCCTGCGCGATCCGCTCTCCCATCGCGTCGCCAAACAGCACGATTCCTCGGGGAGTCATTGTCTTGAGTCGTGCGAGTGCCCGATCGGCATCGGCGAGCAGCACGAGGCGATAACCCCGCTTGGAGAAATAGTCGCGGAGCACGTCCTGGCGGTTTGCCCGATGCTCGACGCACAAAATCACCTTGGCGTCAGCAGCCAGGGCCGTCGGCTCAGGTTTGGAAGTGGAGGGCTGGCCCAGTTCCTTTAAGGCCGCTTCGACATCCTGAATGACTTCAGTCGGCGTCTGATAACGTGCAGCAGGACTGGTCAGCAACAATCTGTCGACAATCCCTGCAGCACTTCTGGGCAGCGCGGCATCGATCGAAGTAACCGGCCGGATGTCGCGATAACGACTGAACTTTCTGCGTTCTTCCCGGTCTTTGGTGCGTGGATAGGGGGGCTCGCCGGTCAGTAGTTCGTAGAGAATCGTCCCCAGGAAAAACAGGTCGCTGCGGGGATCGTTTTTCGGTGCGCCAGTGTTCTTTTCGAGCGTTGAGTATTCGATCGCCTGAGCGAGTTCGGCGTTACTCCCCCGGCCTGCCGGAGCATCATCGGCAGCGAGTCCGAAATCGATCAGCTTTGCCACCCCCTGGCTGCTCATCAGCACGTTGGTGGCTTTCATGTCGCGGTGCGTCAGTCCCATCGCGAGGGCCGCTTCCAGGGCGCGGCAGATGTGCAGCGTGTATTGCAGTGCTTCGAGCGGTGCGAGCTTGCCGCGGATCTTCAGGAAGTCCTTGAGATTCCCCCCCTCCACAAACTCCATCGTGATGTAGTGGAATTTCCCGGACGAACCGACGTCGAAAATCGGCACGATGTTCGGGTGCTTCAGGCGTTTGCCGAGCTCCCCTTCGCGTCGGAACATCAGCACGGCGTCTGGATCTTTTGCCCAGCGGTCCCGCAGTACCTTGATGCCGATCATCTGGCCGTTGTCGAGCCGGGCGGCACGATACAGTCGGGCGAAACTGCCAGAGGCGTTTTGATACATCAGCTTGCAGCCGCCAATGACCAACTGCTCGGCTTCCCCCTTTTCGATCTTCCGCGCCTGGTACGAGGTGACCAGCTCGCGGCCTTCGAGCATCTGCAGAAGTTCAGCGCCGCTCGCAGAGCGGGGCAAAGCACTCCGGCAGCGACGCATTTCGGTCGGAGAGACCAGTTGCAGATCCAGCAGGCGGCCTGCCAGTTCTTCAACGGATCCCAGGACTGACAATTCGCTGGACATGGACTCGAGGCTGCTTCCGGCGGATCTGACGAAAATGTGAGAAGTCATTCTCAAAATTCGCTGCATTCAACGTGCCGAAATTGAATTTCGGCTCCGCGATGCTGCGATTTGAGTCTCCCGCACAACAAACCTGGGTCCGGTCATCCCTGGGCGGACTCGACGCCCTGTCCCTCGCCGCGAACGGCAAGCCCTGCAAGTTCAACTGGCCCACTTCAACTCTATCGTAAATTCGCAGAGCGAACGCCGCCAAATCTCGAAAATTGCCGATCGCAATCGCACACTTGCGAAATCGTTATTTTCGATGCTGCCGTCAGGCCAAAGGCAAAGCGTTTGACAACCAATCGGCAGGCTATTTTGTCAGCGGCAGGTCACTCTTGTTTTCGGCGTGCCATTCCTGGAGCGACTGCACTTGCGGAGCGGGATTCTTCGACAGGTACTCGATCGCCTGAACCATCGCATAGCAACCCGGCAGCGTCGTGACGCAGGGAACGCCGTAGCTCACCGCCGTGGCGCGAATCCGGCCTTCTTCGGTCCGGCTACCGCGGCCGCTCGGCGTGTTGAAGATGAACTGCACTTCGCCGTTTACCATGAAGTCAATCAGGTTGGGCCGGCCTTCCTGGACCTTCTTCACGGTTTCGGCATCGATGCCGGCATCGTTAAAGATCTTGGCCGTGCCCGCCGTCGAAATGATGCGGAAGCCTAACTGCCGCAATTTGCGGGCGGGCTCGATCATGGCGTTCTTGTGAGCGCCCGACATGCTGATGAACACGGTGCCGGTATGCGGGAATTCGATCCCGGCCGCGATCTGGCTCTTCGCAAAAGCGGCAGGGAAGTCGTGATCGATCCCCATCACTTCGCCGGTCGACCGCATTTCCGGGCCGAGGATGATGTCCACGCCTGAGAACCGGGCGAACGGGAACACGCTTTCCTTGACCGAAACATGCTCCGGCCAGACTTCCTTCGTGTAGCCCTGTTCGCGGAGCGACATTCCGGCCATCACCTTGGCGGCCATCGCCGCCAGCGGCATGCCGGTTGCCTTCGAGACAAACGGGCTGGTTCGCGACGCCCGCGGATTCACTTCCAGCATGTAGACGTCGTACTGCAGTTCGCCGTCCAGTTCGGTTTTCTTGACCGCGAACTGAATGTTCATCAGCCCCAGCACCTGCAGCTCTCGGGCGAGAGCATAGGTCGCCTGTTTGATCTCATCGATCACGCTCTGCGGCAACGAATAGGGGGGCAGGGCACAGGCCGAGTCGCCGCTGTGAACGCCGGCTTCTTCGATGTGTTCCATGACGCCGCCGACGAGCGTCGTCTGCCCGTCGCTAATGGCGTCGACGTCGACTTCGATGGCGTCTTCCAGAAACTTGTCGATCAACACCGGATGATCCGGCGAGGCATCGACCGCTTCGGTCATGTACCTGGTGAGTTGCAATTCGTCGTGGCAGATTTCCATCGCGCGGCCGCCAAGCACATAGCTCGGACGCACCAGCACCGGGTAACCGATTCTGGCGGCGCTGGCGCGTGCGCCTTCGCTATCGGTGGCGATCCCGTTGGGGGGCTGACGGAGATGGAGTTTTTCGAGAATCGCCTGGAAACGTTCGCGGTCTTCCGCCGCGTCGATCATGTCCGGGCTGGTCCCGATGATCGGAACGCCAGCCGCTTCCAGTCCCCGTGCCAGATTCAACGGAGTTTGTCCGCCAAACTGCACGATCACGCCGTCGGGATCGATGCGGTCGCAGATGTTGAGGACATCTTCCGTCGTCAACGGTTCGAAGAACAGCAAGTCGGATGTGTCGTAGTCGGTCGAGACCGTTTCCGGGTTCGAGTTCACCATCACGCTTTCGATGCCCAGCTCGCGCATCGCCATCGAGGCATGGCAGCAGCAGTAATCGAACTCGATCCCCTGGCCGATCCGGTTCGGACCGCCCCCGAGAATCATGATCCGCTTGCGGTCGCCCGGCGGCGGCGTTTCGTCTTCCGATTCATAGGTGCTGTAGTAGTAAGGCGTATAGGCCTCGAACTCGGCGGCACACGTATCCACCTGTTTGAAGACGGCAACGATGCCGAGGTTCTTGCGGTACGCGCGAACGTCCATCTCTGTCGACTGCCACCACCCGGCGAGCTGCTTGTCGGAGAAGCCGTTGCGTTTGGCTTTCCACAGCAGGTCGTAGCTGACGTCCTGCAAGCGGCGGACGGTGCGAATCTCTTCCTCAATGAGGATGAGGTCGCGAATCTGCCGCAGGAACCAGAAGTCGATGCCGGTCAGCGAATTGATTTCTTCCAGCGAGAAGCCCGCCTTGACGGCATAGCGCAGGAAGAACATCCGCTCTGCATTGGGAATCGAGAGCTTGCTGCGGATTTCTTCAGTGGCCGGCCGTTTGTCAGACCGCCACAAATCTTTCTTGCCGCCTCCCAGTCCGAAGTGACCAATTTCCAGACCGCGAATCGCCTTCTGCAGCGACTCCCGGAACGTGCGGCCAATCGCCATCGTCTCGCCGACCGACTTCATCTGCACGGTCAGTGTGGGGTCAGCGTCGGGAAACTTCTCAAAGGTCCACCGCGGAAACTTCGTGACGACGTAGTCGATCGTCGGCTCGAAGCAGGCGAGCGTTTCTCGGGTGATGTCGTTGGGAATCTCGTCGAGGCGATAACCGACCGCCAGCTTGGCGGCGATTTTGGCGATCGGGAATCCGGTCGCTTTCGAGGCCAGTGCGCTGGAGCGGCTGACGCGGGGATTCATCTCGATGACGACCATGCGGCCGTCTTTCGGATTGACCGCGAACTGCACGTTCGAACCGCCCGTCTCGACTCCGATTTCCCGGATGCACGCGAACGTCGCATCCCGCATCCGCTGATATTCTTTGTCGGTCAGCGTCTGAATCGGAGCCACCGTGATCGAGTCGCCGGTGTGCACGCCCATCGGGTCGAAGTTTTCGATGGAGCAGACGATCACGCAGTTGTCTGCGCAATCCCGCATCACTTCCATCTCGAACTCTTTCCAGCCCAGGACCGACTCTTCGAGCAGCACTTCGCTGATGGGAGACAATTTGAGTCCGTTCCGCACCCGTTCTTCGAACTCTTCTTTGTTGTAGGCGATGCCCCCCCCTTGTCCGCCGAGCGTGTAACTCGGGCGAATAATGATCGGCAGGCCGATCTGTCGCACCGCCGTGCGGGCATCCTGCATATTGCGGACGACCATCGAGCGCGGAACGTCGAGTCCGATCTTGATCATCGCCTGCTTGAACGATTCGCGGCCTTCCGCCTTGGCGATCACGTCTGCCCGCGCGCCAATCATCTCGATCCCAAGCTGCCTCAGAATCCCACGGCGATCCAGATCCATGGCCGTGTTCAGCGCCGTCTGGCCTCCGAGAGTGGGCAGCAGGGCATCCGGCTTTTCTTTCTCGAGGATCTTCTGGACATACTGCCAGGTGATCGGCTCGATGTACGTCCGATCCGCGGTCTGCGGATCGGTCATGATGGTCGCCGGGTTCGAATTCACCAGGACGACTTCATAGCCCTCATCGCGGAGGGCTTTGCAGGCCTGAGTCCCGGAATAGTCGAATTCACACGCCTGACCAATCACAATCGGTCCTGCGCCAATAATCAAGATTTTGCGGATATCGTCTCGTCGTGGCACTGTCGCGCAAGTCCTTCCTGAGACTCGTCATCAATCGCCGCCACTGGACAGACCCCTCCCTGGGAACGGGTCTTGCCTTGTGGACCAGGGGCGCGATTGATCCCCCTCACCAAGTGCACCGGCACGGCGCAAAATTTCTCCAAAGCTATCAATCTGAGCGGTCGATTCAAGCGAGTGCCGCCTGAATTGCCCTGCGGAACATCTCGGTCGGCGTAATCTTCAGGGAATTCGACCGTTGCCCAGATCACATCCACGCCAGCCCATGTGGGACGCTACCTCCTCACCCCATTTGCCCGGCTCGTTTTTACCTGTTCTACTACAGCACACAGGTTTCGGTTCGAACAGGAGAATGGTGATATGGTTCGCACGGCGTCCACAATGCTGCCGCTGGGAAGTACGGCTCCCGATTTTTCGCTTCCCAACGTCGACGGCAAAACCGTCTCGCTCGCTGATTTTCACGGTCGCCCGCTGCTCGTCATTTTCATGTGCAACCATTGTCCGTACGTCAAACACCTGCGTTCGGCCCTCGCCGCGTTCGGGAAAGAGTATCTGCCTAAAGGTTTGGCCGTCGTCGGGATCAGTTCCAACGACGCCGATGCCTACCCGCAAGACGGTCCTGACCTGATGAAAGCCGAAGCGAAAGAGGCCGGTTACACGTTCCCGTACCTGTTCGACGCCACGCAATCGGTCGCCCAGGCGTACCGCGCCGCCTGCACGCCGGACTTTTTCCTGTTCGATAAGAACAACAAGCTGGTCTATCGCGGCCAGTTCGACGACAGCCGCCCCAAGACCGAAATTCCCATCACTGGCGCGGACCTGCGGGCAGCGGCCGACGCCGTCCTCGCCGGTGCTCCGGTCACTGAACGCCAACTCCCGAGCATCGGCTGCAACATCAAATGGAAGCCGGCCAACGAGCCGGACTACTTCACCGGCTTGGCGGCAGGGAGTTGAGCGTTGAGGGCTGAGTGTTGAGTGTGAAGAGGCACGGATGATTGGCTTTGATTCGCGTTGCTTGCGATTCGAAGTTTTGTTTCTGCGCAATTTTCACCCTCATCCCTGTCCCCTGTCCCCTGTCCCCTGTCCCCTTCTCGCTGCTAGAATGCAGGCGTGAATTACTTTGCCCATGCGATTCGTTTTCTTGACCGACCCTGGTTCGTGGCAGGTCTGGCGGTGCCGGACTGGCTGAATGTGGTCGATCGTCGCTGTCGTGTTCGCCGCCGTACGGTGATTGCGGCGCTTCCGGAACTGACCGGAGAAGATCTGGATGTGGCCTATGGCATCCTCCAGCATCTGGATGACGACCAGTGGTTTCACAGCACGCCCGGCTTTTTCGAAGTCAGCAACCAACTTTCTCGTGCGTTTCGCGCCAATCTTGGGCCTGATGAAGCCTGGCATTGCGGGTTTTTGGGGCACATTGTGCTCGAGTTGCTGATCGACGCCACGCTGATTGCCGACGATGCCGACCTATTACAGCGGTACTATGAGGGGTTTGGCGAAGTCGACGCGGATCGAGTCGGCAGAGTCGTCACTGCCTTGGCGACACAACCGCCGGTCACGCTGCCCTTGCTGATTCCCCGTTTTGTCGACGAACGGTTTCTGGCTGACTATGTCGACAATGATTTGCTGCTGAAACGCCTGAATCAGGTGATGCGCCGGGTCAATCTCGCTCCGCTGCCGCCCTCGTTCAAAGAGGCTCTGGAACAGGCCAGGGGAGTGGTCCGGCAACGCATGCCCGATTTGCTTCCGGCCGAGCGGTTTGTCTTGAACTCGGCCGTCTCGGTCGAGAATCTGCCGGACGCCGGCAGTCAGAACCCTTAGATTGCATCAATATCCGCATGGAACGCAGGATTGCAGGTTGTGTTGAGATTGGCCCCAACGGGGCTGGACTCGACAGCCCAGGCCGATCAAGGCCTGGGGCGACAAGTCGGGCGAAAACGCACAGGCCTGAAAGGCCGGGACTCTTCTTTGGTCATGGAAATCACTGCCTGGGAAGACGCGGGTGACGGCCCGTTGGTCCTTGGATTGACTTCCTCAGTCCGTTTCCCAGGCCTTCAGCCTGGTCTTTCGAGTCGCGTGCCGTTGGCCCAGAGCCTTTCCCGCCAGTCCCTCCGGACAATGCGGAGTGCATGCGCTCTCATGTCGGGGAAAAAACGGCGACTTTTCTGGCGAAAGTTCTTTTGGGCACTCTGGTTGTCGGCTCGTCCCGAAACTTGACCAGTTTTCGGCATCGCCTTTATACTCCCCGGTTGATGCCGACGGCGGCGGCCTGCGACAGGCCGGTGCTTTTGGCAGCGACAACGCATCGGGCTTGTCGGCGAAATCCGTAAGGATCGTCGGCAGGATTTCGAAAGGGCGCCGCAGGCGTCGGCCTGGCTGGCTTCACTCACGGATGTCGTGAACCGCATATTTACTATGTTCGCTTTCTGACTGGATTTCGCGGGCGCTCCGTGGCGCTCCCGTCCCCGACAGGCAGCGTTCACAAATGGCCGGAACAGGCCGCAGGCAGTCCCCGCGATGACAGGTACCCCCCCCTCGACCAGTTCCAACGACCACTATCACCATGCTCCGGAACAGACGGAGCTGGAGAAGGCGCTCAATAAAGGGCTGACGAAAGCTGAGCCCTATTCCAACCAGCTGCTGATGGCCTTCATTGCCGTCGCCGTGATTCTGGTCGGAGGGATCTTCTGGTATCGCAGCACCGGCGCTCGCCAGACTGCTGGTTGGGACGAATTCGCCGTTTGTCGCGCTCCTGACGATTACCTGGCACTGGCCGACAAGTATCCCAACCTCCCGGTCGGAGAATGGTCGCGTCTGCAGGCAGGTCGTCAGTTCCTCGCGGAAGGACTGGGACAGGCCCTGACGAACCGCGCTTCTAGCGATGAACGACTCAACAAGGCCCTCGGCTGCTATGAGCAGTTGGTCAAGTTGAACGGCCAGCCGAACCTGCGGGAAGAAGCCCTTTACGGACTCGCCACTTGCCGCGAGGCATTGTCCGACGGCGACGACAAGCCTGCCATCGAAGCCTACGAACAGCTGCTGAATGAATTCCCCGATTCCCAGCATCGCCTGTGGGCACAGGAACGGGTCAACGCCTTGAAGACCAAAACCGCCGAAGGCTTCTACGCCTGGTTCCGCAAACAGAACCCGAAACCGGCCGACCGTCCCAAGCCCCAGGACATCCCGTCGACCCCGCCGGAAGACGGCTTCTCTGATCTCAAGCTGCCGACCGGCACGCCTGAAAAGATCGAAGCGCCTGCGAAACCGCCGACGGATATGAGCATCGAAATACCGAAGCCGATGGGCGATGCACCGAAGGACTTCCCGCCCGGCACCACGGCTCCGCCAGCGGCCCCCGCGACTCCGGCACTGCCAGTTCCGGATGCTGCTCCAGCACCGAAGTCGGAAGCTCCAGCCACACCTGCCACGGAATCCAAACCGGCCGAGCAGCCCGCAAAGTGACGCGACCACGCGAAAGCGGTCATTCAGCTCCCCTCGCCCCTGTACTCAGGGGAGAGGGGCCGGGGGGTGAGGGGCGAACGGTCATTCAATGTGCCATTGTCATGGGACATTTCTTGAATACAGGTCGATTTCAAAGACCGCTCCTCAAATGATGATAGCTGGCTCATCCATGAGCGAAGAACTCTCACCTGAGTCGCAGTCGCTCACGGTCGAAGCCCGCGGGCATGGCTGGCGGGTGGATCATTATCTCACTCGCATTTTTCCCAACCACAGCCGCGGCTTGTTTCAAAGGGCGATCGAACAGCAGGGCGTCCTGGTGAACGGCTTGCCTGTGAAAGCCTCGCGGCGATTACGGGTGAACGACCGGATTTCGGTCTCGCTTCCCAAAGAGGCCGACAGCAGCATCGCGGCCGAAGACCTGTCGATCGAGGTCTTGTTCGAAGACGACCATCTCGCCGTCATCAACAAGCCGGCCAACATGGTGACGCACCCCGGCAAGGCGAACTACACCGGCACGCTGGCCGCGGCGGTGCAGTTTCATTTTGACCGGTTGAGCGACATGGCGGGTCAACTGCGGCCTGGGATTGTGCATCGTCTCGACCGCGATACCACCGGCGTGATTATCATTGCCAAAGACAATCAGGTGCATCATCGCCTGACCAAGCAGTTCGAACTGCGGGAGGTCGAAAAAGAATATCGCGCCATCGTCCGGGGCGTTCTCGACCGCGAGTCGGACTACATTCGCACGCATGTGAAAGTGCATCCCAAAGCTCACGAGAAGATGATTGTCTGCGCTCCCGAAGAGAAGTCGCGCGAAGCGGTGACGATGTATCACGTCCTCACCCGCTTTCGCGGTTTTACTGAAGTGCAATTGCTGCCAGAGAC
This genomic stretch from Planctomicrobium piriforme harbors:
- a CDS encoding RluA family pseudouridine synthase; amino-acid sequence: MSEELSPESQSLTVEARGHGWRVDHYLTRIFPNHSRGLFQRAIEQQGVLVNGLPVKASRRLRVNDRISVSLPKEADSSIAAEDLSIEVLFEDDHLAVINKPANMVTHPGKANYTGTLAAAVQFHFDRLSDMAGQLRPGIVHRLDRDTTGVIIIAKDNQVHHRLTKQFELREVEKEYRAIVRGVLDRESDYIRTHVKVHPKAHEKMIVCAPEEKSREAVTMYHVLTRFRGFTEVQLLPETGRTHQLRVHMQHLKHPIIADRLYAGHDRVLESDLSGQPGPPDEVPLIARQALHAYRIKLRHPVSDAVMEFKAPFPEDFQRTLQALHTYRSLG